Proteins from a genomic interval of Desertifilum tharense IPPAS B-1220:
- a CDS encoding diguanylate cyclase domain-containing protein: MNQDPSIFLGKANILVVDDTPANITLLTQILSNQGYKVRVAPSGKLALKSVQFVVPDLILLDVKMPDLNGYQVCRQLKAQPSTRDIPVIFMSALDDALDKVTAFTLGGVDYITKPFESIEVIARIENQLRLHEFQLQLQAQNAQLQLLLATAQAISETADAEEALLAILSTVCQTIGWDFGEAWMPNSEATHLEYCCAWRTDLPNLLEFQHQSESLHFAYAQGFPGWVWASQQIEWLADLAEKPSLMKNRFPAARQAGLKSVLGVPIVLEGQVLAVLVFFHHQELAPDERSLRLFKAIATQLGSMIQRKKAEDALRQANWELERLANLDGLTQLANRRRFDVYFRQQWQSHCCDRQPLSIILFDVDYFKPYNDFYGHQAGDECLQQLSIAARQAINQPADLVARYGGEEFVAVLPNTPVTQALEIAEQLRQAVQQLRLPHRTSQVNEFVTVSIGVASSIPLDTELPDTLIAAADRALYQAKEQGRDRLVLAPQSDRVSRSPSLHSQNS; the protein is encoded by the coding sequence ATGAACCAAGACCCCAGTATTTTTCTCGGTAAAGCCAATATTTTAGTCGTTGATGATACTCCGGCTAACATTACCTTACTGACTCAGATTTTGTCCAATCAGGGTTATAAGGTGCGGGTTGCGCCGAGTGGAAAATTAGCCCTCAAGTCCGTTCAGTTTGTGGTGCCCGATCTGATTTTACTGGATGTTAAAATGCCCGACCTCAACGGTTATCAAGTGTGTCGCCAGCTCAAAGCGCAACCTTCAACCCGCGATATTCCGGTGATTTTTATGAGCGCCCTAGATGATGCCCTCGATAAGGTAACGGCATTTACCCTAGGAGGCGTTGATTACATTACCAAACCGTTTGAATCAATTGAAGTGATTGCTCGCATCGAAAATCAATTGCGCTTGCATGAGTTTCAGTTACAACTCCAAGCACAAAATGCCCAGTTACAACTGCTGCTCGCAACCGCTCAGGCTATTAGCGAAACCGCAGATGCAGAGGAAGCCCTTTTAGCGATTCTCAGTACCGTTTGCCAAACCATTGGTTGGGATTTTGGTGAGGCTTGGATGCCAAATTCAGAAGCCACTCATCTGGAATATTGTTGCGCTTGGCGAACCGATCTGCCCAACTTACTAGAATTTCAGCACCAAAGTGAAAGCTTGCATTTTGCCTATGCTCAAGGGTTTCCCGGATGGGTTTGGGCATCTCAGCAGATTGAGTGGCTGGCAGATTTAGCCGAAAAACCCTCCTTAATGAAAAACCGCTTTCCCGCCGCCAGACAAGCCGGTTTAAAGAGCGTTTTAGGGGTGCCGATTGTTCTAGAGGGGCAGGTATTAGCCGTTTTAGTCTTTTTTCACCATCAAGAATTAGCACCCGATGAGCGATCGCTCCGACTGTTCAAAGCGATCGCCACCCAATTGGGTTCGATGATTCAACGCAAAAAAGCCGAAGACGCCCTCAGACAAGCCAACTGGGAACTCGAACGCCTTGCGAACCTAGACGGTTTAACGCAACTCGCCAACCGCCGCCGCTTTGATGTCTACTTTAGGCAACAATGGCAAAGCCACTGCTGCGATCGCCAACCCCTCTCAATTATTTTGTTTGATGTCGATTACTTCAAACCCTATAACGACTTTTATGGGCATCAAGCGGGGGATGAGTGCTTGCAACAGTTGAGCATCGCCGCCAGACAAGCCATTAACCAACCCGCAGATCTCGTTGCCCGTTACGGTGGAGAAGAATTTGTCGCAGTTTTGCCGAATACGCCCGTTACCCAAGCCTTAGAGATTGCCGAACAGTTGCGCCAAGCCGTGCAACAACTGCGACTTCCTCACCGCACCTCCCAAGTCAATGAATTTGTCACCGTGAGTATCGGCGTTGCCAGTAGCATTCCCCTAGATACTGAGTTGCCCGATACATTGATTGCGGCTGCCGATCGCGCCTTGTATCAGGCAAAAGAACAGGGGCGCGATCGCCTTGTCTTAGCCCCCCAGAGCGATCGCGTTAGCCGATCGCCATCTCTACACTCACAAAACTCCTAG
- a CDS encoding adenylate/guanylate cyclase domain-containing protein, translating to MNLETSSEPKAHILVVDDNPGNLKLLTQLLTKEGYKVRVAPNGNLALKSVEATPPDLILLDVNMPDMDGYTVCHKLKASAHTREIPVIFVSALDEPLNKVNAFTAGGVDYITKPIEPLEVQARIENQLRLRQLQLQLVHQNTLLQQNLEARRQAEIELRLLLATTQAISHRRDVHSALQAVLQLVCITIQWDYGEAWIPDEERKILECSQGWYGSQSSFLQFREQSLQVTFSPNIGLQGKAWISKRTEWIEDIDCDKDLFFLYSHIQKVRLKSAFAVPILLEQQVLAILVFYSCKATSASERIIDLVTAVATQLGTLIQRKQTEEILRITQERYHSIVENAVEGIYQTTPSGRYLSANLALAKIYGYSSPEELISSLENIEQQLYVKALRRQEFKEAIETHNAVLGFESQVYRKDGEIIWISENARAVRDSKERLLYYEGTVSDITARKLAQQQTEKLLLNILPKPVAERLQKKSQVIADSFADVSVLFADLVGFTDFASHQQPTELVEVLNQIFSEFDQLSQYHGLEKIKTIGDAYMVVGGLPLQEDRAIAIAQMSLDMHAALDRFNARTQNNFCLRIGINIGPVVAGVIGLTKFIYDLWGDTVNVASRMESSGIPGETQVTEIVYERLKDTFKFEKRGTVQIKGKGEMTTFLLRGRKA from the coding sequence ATGAACCTTGAGACTTCTTCTGAGCCGAAAGCCCATATTTTAGTCGTCGATGATAATCCAGGAAATTTGAAGCTTCTGACTCAACTTTTAACCAAAGAAGGGTATAAGGTACGCGTTGCTCCCAATGGAAACTTAGCATTAAAGTCTGTGGAAGCAACTCCTCCCGATCTGATTTTGCTGGATGTTAATATGCCCGATATGGATGGCTATACGGTCTGTCATAAGCTAAAAGCAAGCGCCCATACGCGGGAAATTCCGGTTATTTTTGTGAGTGCTTTAGATGAGCCGTTAAATAAGGTGAATGCCTTTACAGCCGGTGGAGTTGACTATATTACCAAACCCATTGAACCGTTGGAAGTTCAAGCCAGAATTGAAAATCAATTGCGCCTGCGCCAACTTCAATTACAACTGGTGCATCAAAATACACTGCTTCAACAAAACTTAGAAGCTCGGCGTCAAGCTGAAATTGAATTGCGCTTGCTCTTAGCAACGACTCAAGCCATTAGCCATCGTCGAGATGTTCACTCTGCATTGCAAGCGGTTTTACAATTAGTTTGTATCACTATTCAGTGGGATTACGGTGAAGCTTGGATTCCCGACGAAGAGCGAAAAATTCTAGAGTGCAGTCAAGGCTGGTATGGCAGTCAATCGAGTTTTCTACAATTTAGAGAACAAAGTTTGCAAGTCACTTTCTCGCCGAATATTGGCTTGCAAGGGAAAGCTTGGATTTCTAAAAGAACAGAATGGATTGAGGATATTGACTGCGACAAAGACCTGTTTTTCTTGTATTCTCACATTCAAAAGGTGAGATTAAAATCAGCATTTGCGGTTCCCATTTTATTAGAACAACAGGTACTAGCTATTCTCGTCTTCTACTCTTGTAAAGCAACCTCTGCTAGCGAGAGAATTATTGATTTAGTCACGGCTGTCGCGACGCAATTGGGAACCTTAATTCAGCGCAAGCAAACTGAAGAAATCTTAAGGATTACACAAGAACGCTACCACAGCATCGTTGAAAATGCGGTGGAAGGCATTTATCAAACAACCCCTTCAGGGCGATACTTAAGCGCTAATTTAGCCCTTGCCAAAATTTATGGTTACAGTTCTCCAGAAGAGTTGATTTCGAGTTTAGAGAACATCGAGCAACAATTGTATGTTAAGGCGTTGCGTCGCCAGGAATTTAAGGAAGCGATAGAAACCCATAATGCGGTATTAGGATTTGAGTCGCAAGTTTACCGCAAAGATGGGGAAATTATCTGGATTTCGGAAAATGCTAGAGCTGTCCGCGATTCCAAAGAACGTTTGTTATATTATGAAGGGACTGTTTCAGACATTACGGCGCGGAAACTGGCTCAACAGCAAACGGAAAAACTGTTACTCAATATTTTACCCAAACCTGTGGCAGAACGCTTGCAGAAGAAATCGCAAGTCATTGCGGATAGTTTTGCCGATGTAAGCGTTTTATTCGCTGATTTAGTGGGTTTTACAGACTTTGCGTCTCATCAACAACCCACCGAATTAGTTGAAGTTCTCAATCAGATTTTTAGCGAGTTCGATCAACTTTCTCAATATCATGGCTTAGAGAAAATCAAGACAATCGGAGATGCTTATATGGTAGTAGGTGGATTGCCTTTACAAGAAGATCGAGCGATCGCGATCGCGCAAATGTCTCTCGATATGCACGCGGCTTTAGATCGCTTTAATGCCAGAACCCAGAACAATTTTTGTCTGCGAATTGGGATTAATATTGGCCCTGTAGTTGCAGGCGTGATTGGCTTAACCAAGTTTATTTACGATCTGTGGGGAGATACCGTCAATGTTGCATCTCGCATGGAGTCTAGTGGAATTCCTGGCGAAACTCAAGTGACTGAGATTGTCTACGAGCGATTAAAAGACACCTTTAAGTTTGAAAAGCGCGGTACGGTACAAATCAAAGGTAAGGGAGAAATGACAACATTTTTACTCCGAGGTCGAAAAGCCTAG